The Fontisubflavum oceani genomic interval GGCGCAATGGCGGCGGGCGATCCGGTTGTGATGGGGGCGCCCAATGTGCTTCGGGGCGGTAGCCATGACGGACGGCTCTCCGCCGAAGAGGTGATTGCCGCGGGCGCGGTGACGGCGCTGGCGTCGGATTATCATTACCCGACGCCGCTTCAGGCAGCGTTCAAATTGGTCGATACCGGGATGCCGCTGACCGAGGCCTGGGGATTGGTCTCGACAGGTCCGGCGCGGATGATGGGCCTGACGGATCGCGGCGCACTCGCGCCCGGACGGCGCGCCGACTTGGTGATCGTCGAGGCGGACACGCGCCGCGTGGCCGGAACCATCGCCGGCGGGCGGATGGCATATTTGGCCGGGGAACTGGCGTTGAGGATGATCCCATGATGCGCCTGATCCTGCTCACCTGCTTGACCATGGTGGCTTTTGCCGCCAACTCGATCCTCAATCGGATGGCGGTTGGCGCGGGCCATATCGGAGCGCTGGAATTCTCGCTCATTCGGGTCATTGCCGGTGCCGTAATGCTGGCAGCTCTGGTGGTGTTGAGCCGAAAAAGCTTGCCGATTTTCCATACGAAGCGGCTTTGGGGGGCACTTGTGCTTAGCCTCTATCTCCTCGGGTTCTCGGTTGCCTATCTGCAGCTTGATGCGGGGCTTGGCGCGTTGATCCTCTTCGGCGTTGTGCAGGTGACGATGTTTGGCGGTGCCCTTGTCGCGGGTGATGCGGTGCCACGCCGCCGCTGGATCGGCGCGGGTTTGGCGCTTGCGGGGCTGATCTGGCTGATGTGGCCCGGCGAGGCCTTTGCGGTTCCGCTGATCGCGGGCGGGATGATGATGCTCGCGGGTGTCGGGTGGGGCCTCTATTCCTTGGCGGGCCGTGGCGCCAAGGAACCCTTGGCGGATACGGCGGCGAATTTCATCCTGGCGGTGCCGATGTTTTGGCTGCCGATGCTGTTTTTGCCGGTGCAGTTGGATGCGGTCGCGACCACCCAGATCGGCGTTATCCTGGCCGTGATCTGCGGCGCGGTGACCTCGGGCCTAGGATATGCGCTCTGGTATACGGTTCTGCCGCGCTTGGGTGCGTCAGCCGGTGGATTGGTGCAACTGACCGTCCCGGTGATCGCGATCCTGGGCGGCGTGGCCTTGTTGGGGGAGGCGGTGAGCTGGCGGCTTGTGGGGGCCAGTGCCCTGGTTTTGGGCGGGATTGCCTATGGATTGGTTCAGCGCAAGATCGGTTCCAACGGATCGTAAATCAGACCATCGCCCCAGGCAGCCTCGGCCAAGCTGTCGGGTTTCACGCGCAGGGTTTCGAGGTCATCACGTGTGACGAGGCGGCGATGGCTGACGATGCCTTCGGGATCAGTCCAATGGTCAGAGATTTGGCCAGCCTCATGGGTCACGCGGAAATAGATGTCGACCTGGTGGAAGCTGCCGTTGGGATCATGGAATTCATTGACCAGACAGGGCGCATCGACGGAGATCGTCAGCCCGGTCTCCTCATGAAACTCGCGGATCAGATTATCGGGCAGTGAGCTGCCCCGATCCACGCCGCCGCCCGGGGCGCACCAAAGGTCGGTGCGACCGGGCCAGGCATTGACCAGAAGCAAGCGGTTTTCGATGAGAAGCAGGCCGCGGACGGAGAGCCGGGGATTGGGGTTCGACATGGGCCCGATGCTGCCCCGAGCCGCGCGGCGGTGCAACTGGAGGATTTCCCCCTCGCAGGGGGCGCTTTGCGGCCTTAGATAGGGTCTATGCGTTTTGTCTTGGCCCTGTTGCTGCTTACGATCCTTCCCGCCGCCCCGGCGCGGGCGGATTGTGTGGTGCTGCTACATGGGCTGGCGCGGAGTGCGGGCTCTTTAGCGGTGATGGAAGAGGCGTTGGAGGCGGCGGGTTATCAGGTGGTGAATCGCAGTTACCCCTCGACCCGCGCCTCGATTGCGGAACTGGCCTCGACGACGATTTTCCCGGCGATGGCACGCTGCGGTGCTGAAGAGGTGCATTTTGTGACGCACTCCATGGGCGGCATCTTGGTGCGCCACTGGTTGTCACAACATCGACCGGTGCGGTTGGGACGGGTGGTGATGCTGGCGCCGCCCAATAGCGGCTCCGAGTTGGTTGATGTGTTTGGGCCGTTGGAGCCGTTTGAATGGCTGAACGGTCCGGCGGGGCAAGAACTGGGCACCGGTGCGCAGGATTTGCCGAACCGCTTGCCCGAGGTCGATTTTCCCCTTGGTGTGATTGCCGGGGATCGGACGTTGAACCCGATCTATTCGGCCCTGATCGAGGGGGCGGATGATGGCAAAGTGGCGGTCGAAAGCACGCGGGTAGCAGGTATGGCGGACCATATCGTGTTGCCGGTGACCCATACATTCATGATGAACAACCCTTTGGTAATTGCGGAGGTTTTGGCCTTCTTGGACACGGGCGTGTTTGATCATGAGATGGATCTGTTTGGCGCGATCGAGATCTTGGCAGACTAGGACTGCGCCCGGGCGAGGCCCGTGGCGCGGGCGGGGGCGCCTTTCCTTACGGCCCTATCGGGGCCCTCGTCAGGGCGCGCTACCGCGGGTTTGTGGCGGCGGGTTGGCCTAGGTCGCGGGGCCGGTGACGCGGTTGATATGGCCCATTTTGCGCCCCGGGCGGGTGTCGGCTTTGCCGTAGAGGTGGATTTGTGTGCCAGAGGTTGCGGCGTGGGCGGATGCGCTGTCGATCTGGTCGCCGATCAGGTTTTCCATCACCACATTGGCGTGTCGCGTACCATCGCCAAGCGGCCAGCCGGTGATGGCGCGGATATGCTGCTCGAACTGATCGACCGCGCAGCCCGCTTGGGTCCAATGGCCAGAATTGTGGACCCGTGGAGCGATCTCGTTCACCACCAGACCTTGCGGCGTGACGAAAAGCTCGACGCCGAGGACGCCGACATACTCAAGCGCGTTTAGGATGCGAGAGGCGATCAGCACCGCGTCGGTTTTCAGGCTTGCTGATATGGCAGCGGGGACAGTTGTTGTGACCAAGATGCCATCGTCATGCACGTTTTCGCCCGGGTCATAGGCGGCGATGGTGCCGTCCGTGCCGCGGGCGGCGATAACGGAGATTTCGGCGGTGAAATCTACGAAACCCTCGGCAATAGCGGGCGCACCTTCAAGGCTGGCCAGCGCGACATCGGCCTCATCCGGCACCATGATCCGTGCCTGGCCTTTGCCGTCATAGCCGAAACGGCGGGTCTTCAGGATTGCGGGTGTGCCGGTTTGGGTGAGCGCTTGCGATAGGTCGGTTTGTGTGTCGATGGCCGCGAAGGGCGCGGTTGTCAGACCCAAACCGGTGAGGAAACTCTTTTCAGTCAGGCGGTCTTGGCTCGTCTCAAGCGCGCGCCGGTCAGGGTAGAGCGGTGTTCCGGCGGCCAGGATGTCGAGCGCCGGGGCGGGGATGTTTTCGAACTCGAAGGTGATCACGTCGCAGGCGGCAGCGAACGCGCGCAGGGCATCCAAATCATCGTAAGCCGCTTGCGTCCACGCATGCGCAACGTCGACGGCGGGCGCCGCACCGGGCTCATAGATATGGGTCTTATAGCCCAAACGCGCGGCGGCTATGGCCAGCATGCGGCCCAGTTGACCGCCGCCGAGAATGCCGATGGTGCTGCCTTGGGGGAGCGGCTCAGTCATCTTGCGGCGTCTCGGGGATCGAGGAGGAGAGATCGGTGCGCCAAGCGTCGAGACGCGCGGCCAAGGCCGGATCCGAGGTGGCCAGAATAGCCGCCGCCATCAGCCCCGCATTGGCGGCACCGGCCGCGCCGATTGCCATGGTGGCGACTGGGAAGCCGCGCGGCATTTGCAGGATCGAGTAGAGGCTGTCGACGCCGGAGAGTGCCTTGGTTTGCACCGGGACGCCAATCACCGGCACCCGGGTTTTCGAGGCCATCATGCCGGGCAGATGCGCCGCGCCGCCCGCGCCCGCAATGATCGCTTTCAGCCCGCGATCCACAGCGGTCTTGCCATAGTCCCAGAGCCGATCAGGCGTCCTGTGGGCCGAAACGATCCGGGTCTCATACGGCACGCCAAGCGCATCCAGCATCTCGGCGGCTTCGCGCATCGTGGACCAGTCGGATTGGCTGCCCATGATGATGCCGATCTCGGCGTTTTCCATGATATTCGGCCCCTTTGGCGGATCAGAGCGCGCACTATAGCCAGACCGGCGGTCTAGGCAATGATATCGGGGGTCAGTTCATCTTCGATCCGGGTGATCTGATCCTTCAAAGCCAGCTTTTGCTTTTTCAAGCGCCGAAGGGTCAGCTGATCGGGCCGGGTACGTTCGGAAAGGGCGGAGATGGCCTCATCCAAGTCGCGATGCTCACGCCGAAGCACCTCCAGCTTCACGCGGAGCACCTCTTCATGGCTCATTTCGGTGGGGGCGTTCATCTCAAAGCCTTGCAGGATTCGCCTTAACAGCGGTTCAAGATAGCGAGAAATGCCCGTGAGGCAAAGTGTTGCCGCCCTTGCAGGGACCAAATGCCCGCCCCATATTATATCTTAACCGGGCTGCCGAATGCGGGGCCCCAGATAGCAGATCGCTTAGCGCTAAGGATGTGCCCGATGACCAAATTAACCCTTGGATCGCACCCATTTCTACTGGGATTCGATCAACTGGAACGCCTAGTGGAACGCACCGCGAAATCGGGCAATGACGGCTATCCGCCCTATAACATCGAACAAAAGGGCGAAAACGCCTATCGGATCACGCTCGCGGTGGCGGGTTTTGCCGAAGAGGATTTGTCGATCACCGTCGAGGACCGGCAGTTGGTGATCCGCGGGCGGCAGGCCGATGACGACAATGGCCGGATGTTTCTGCATCGCGGCATCGCGGCCAGGCAGTTTCAGCGCAGCTTCGTTTTGGCCGAAGGGGTCGATGTCGCGGGCGCGATGATGGAACATGGGCTTCTGCATGTGGATCTCGCCCGTGTGGTGCCCGATAGCGTGGTGCAAACGATAGAAATCAAAACCGGAGGTAAGAGCAATGTTTGAACAAAATGACGCCGCCCGGACCGAGGGCCAACCGATCGTTTATATTCGCAAAGTGGCGGTCGCGGACCTGCCGCGGGAAGTGCGGCAGCAAGCCGAGGGCTTGGACGAGCTTTATGCGATTGGCAGCGAGACCGGTGAGCAACTGGCGCTTGTCAGAGATCGCAAACTCGCCTTCATCGTGGCGCGCCAAAACGACATGACGCCGGTCAGCGTGCACTAACGACCGGCGCACACCAGGTGTGTGTGGGGAAGGGGGCGCCTGTTATGGGCGTCCCCTTTCTTTGAGGGTGTGCGTTTTGTCGACGGATCTTCTTGGAGCTGAAGCCCGGAAGTTTTGGGGGTTTCCGAGATCACCAATCAAGGTGGACGTCGAGATGGCTCAAATCCTCCTCCATTGACCAATTTGCTTTGGGCATATTGGCGCGGGTATTGGGTCTTCATTTGGGACGAGGCTATCGGTGTCGGCCCATCGCCGAGATGCCGACGGCGGCCAGAATGATAAGGCCCATTGTCAGGTCGCGGAAAAACGGGTCGATGCTGAGGATGTTGAAGCCGTTATTGACGAGCGCGAGCAAGAAGACACCGGCGAGCGAGCGCCAGACCGCGCCTTGGCCACCATAGATGCTTGTGCCGCCGAGAATGACAGCAGCGATGGCTTGTAGCTCCATGCCCGACCCGGCAGAGGCCTGTCCAAGCGCCACGCGGGAGGTCGTGATGATCGATGCAAGCCCGGCGGCAAAACCGGCGATGGCGAAGGTTGCGATCTTGATCCGGTTTGTACGGATGCCCGACAGGATCGCGGCTTCCTCATTGCCGCCAACCGAAAAGACGCGGCGCCCGAACGTGGTATGATTAAGAAAGAAGGTTAGGAAGATTGCGAAAATCGCCATAAGCCAAACGGCGTTGAAGACACCCAAGAACCGTCCACGCCCGAGCCAAGTGAACTCATCGAGGCGAACGGAGATGAGCCGCCCATCCGACAGAGCCACGGCGATGCCGCTGAAGATGAGCGCGGTGGCGATGGTTGCGAGAAAGGAATGAACACGCAGTGTGGTGATGGCGAGCCCGTTGACAAACCCCAGAGCCAACCCGACGAAAGGCGCGAGCAACAGGCCCAGATAGGGGTTCACGTTCAACGCGAGCCATGCTGATGCGACAGATCCCATCGCAAAGATCGCCCCGACCGATAGATCAAAGCCCCCCACGATGATCACGAGCGTCATTGCCGAGGCCATGATCGCCAGTGGCGCGTTCTGGTTCAGGATGTTCAGGAGGTTGCGCCCCGTCAGAAAGCTGTCAGAGGACAGTGACAACACGATCATCAGGACCGCGATTAGGATCAGAACCGCGTAAGATTGCATGAAATGGATGAGTTGCGCGCGGGTCATGCCACGTTGTCCTCCGTGCCTTGATGGGTGAAGAGGGCGGCGAGCACATCGGCCTCGCTCACCACGTCGGGATCGATCTCGTCGACCAGTTGGCCGCGATCGACAAGATGGACACGCGTCGCCAGGCCAAGCACCTCGTCAATCTCGCTGGAGATGATCAGGATCGCTGCGCCCTCCCGAGCCAGCCGTCCAATTTCGTTGTGAATGGCCTCGCGGGCACCAACGTCGACCCCGCGCGACGGTTCGTCGAGGATGATCACTTTCGGATTGCCCGCGATCCATTTGCCGATCAGCACCTTTTGCTGATTGCCGCCGGAGTAATTCGAGATGTCACCATCAACCAGGGACGGTCGAATTTGGAACCGGTCGATGAGCCGTTGCGCCAAGCCGCGCTCTTCGGTTTCGGCCAGAATGCCGGCCTTGGACATGTGTGTGAGATGCGGGAGCGATATATTGGCCCGCACCGGGAGGGTCATGACCAATCCGTGGCCGCGCCGATCCTCAGGCACAAGGACGAGCCCCGCCTCGGTTGCCGCGCGGATGTTGTGTGGGGGTAGGCGGCGGCCAGCAACTTCAACTTGGCCCGTGGCGGGGTCTGCGCCGATGATCGCGCGTGCAATCTCGGACCGGCCTGCGCCCACAAGGCCAGCAAAGCCGACGATCTCTCCGGCGCGAATATCCAGCCGCGCGACCTGAGCCCCATTGGGTGACGAGAGATTGCGCACCGAAAGCATGACATCGCCATGATCACGGCATTTTTCGGGGTAAAGCGTTTCGGATTTCACGCCGCCCAACATCGCGCTGACCAACGATTCCTTGGTTTCCTCGCGGGTTTCACCGCTTTGGACGGTTTCCCCGTTTCGCAGAACCGTCACACGATCGGTCACGTCGAGGATATCTTGCAAAAAGTGGGTCACATAGATCACCGAGCGACCCTCGTCGCGCAGTCTTCGCATAATACGGTGCAGTTGATCGACTTCGGTCTTCGAGAGCGACGCGGTCGGCTCGTCCATCACGATCACACGCGATTGGCGGGCGAGGGCGCGCAAGATTTCTATTTTTTGTTGTTCGGCAATGGTCAGACTTGCTGCGGCCGCATCCGGGTCGAGATGTAGGCCGCTTGTCTCCATCAGCGCCCGAAGCCGTTTGGCTTCGGTGCCCTTCAGCACGCCGTGGCGATGCTCCTCTAGGCCAAGAAAGACATTCTGCGCCACCGTCAGTGCCGGAACGAGTTGCAGTTCCTGATGCATGATCGCCACGCCGTTTTCCAACGCCGTCGGAGTGTCCCACCGATCCTCGATGCGGCCATCCACCTCGATCTGCCCCTGCGAGGCGCGGTAGTAGCCTCCCAGAACTTTGCCCAAGGTGGACTTGCCGGCGCCGTTCTCGCCGATCAGACCGTGGATTTCGCCGGGGTGGATGTCGATATCCACCCCGGTGAGCACCTGAATGTCGCCGAAGCGCACCCCGATGCCACGGGCCGAGAGAAGCGCGCCGGTGCTCACCGCGGCACCGATGCCTCGGTATCGACACTGCCATCTTCCGCGATGACAACACCGTAGTCGCGCTGCGCCGCGGTGGGGCTGACCAGTCCGCGGGCGACATCGCGGGCCACCGCGTCAAAGTCGCGTTCCATGGGGTCACCGTTGCCGCCGCCGCCGCCGCCGGTCTTGCATTCCACAACCGTGCCCGCAGGCAAGGCGCGGGCGCGCATCTTCAGGGTGTGTTCGACTGTACCATCGGGGAAGGCAACGGTGATTTCGGGACCAAGACCGTCCTTGCCGCCATTCAGGCCCCAGGCCGGGGTCTTGGACCGCTCGAACCAGATGGCACCGAAGTTGTCCTGCAGCATCGTATACCGCCGGGTGACGCCGAAGCCGCCACGGTTCTTACCGGGCCCCGCACTGTCAGCTCGCATGGAGAACTCTTCAAGCCGCACTGGGAACTTGGTCTCCATCACCTCGGCAGGGATATTGCGGAAGCCGCCATTGACCAGGTTGATCAAGGCGCTTTCGCCGTCACTGTCGGCGCGACCGCCCCAACCGCCAGCCGTGGGCTCGATCGAGATCCACTGGCCGCGTTTGGGATCGACCGAGAAGAACCCAACGACCATAGAGTCGCCGTAGTGGGCGGCGGTAGAGCGTTCCGGCATGGCTTCGGACAGGCAGGAGATGAAGAGGTCCGCCAAAAGACCCAGCCCGGTGAAATACCATTCGCAGGCCGCAGGCTCTCCGGCGTTGAACATGCATTCCTCCGGCAAGACCACCGACATGGTTTCGAAGGAGCCACCAGTGATCGCCCGGTCAGGCGAGATCATTGTCTTGTAGGCGAGGCGCAAGAGCGACTCGGTCTGGCTGGCGCCGCAATTGACCGACCCGGCCACGGGGCCGGAGGTCCCCGTCAGATCGACGATCAGCTCCTCGCCCTTCACCGTCAGCGTGAGTGCAACCTTAACCGGTGCGTCGCCGACGCCGTCATTATCGAGATACCCTTCGCGGCTCCAGCTGCCGTCTTGGATGGCCGCGATGGCTTCACGATCCAATTGGCGCGCCTGTTCAAAGATGTTCTGGCAGGCGGCGCGATAGGTGTCGGCGCCAATTTTGCCCAGCAACTGACCCAAACGGCGCTCCCCCGTCCGGATCGCCGCAATTTGTGCGCCGAGGTCGCCAATCGTAGCGCCTTCCAACCGGGTGTTGAGCTTCAAATGGTCATACCATTCGCGGATCGGCTTGCCTTGGCTGACAATCCGGGTCGGCCCGAGGCGCAGACCCTCTTGATAGATATTGGTCGACGACATGGTTGAGCCGGGATCCATTGCACCGATATCGTTCCAGTGCGCCCGCGCCGCGCCGAACCCGACCAAGTCGCCATCGTCGAAGATCGGCCCGATGGCCGTGACATCATGCAGGTGCGTGCCCTGCATATAGCTATCATTCATGATGAAGATGTCGCCTTCGTGGATGTCGTCGCCGTAGTAGTCTTTCACGTGGCGCACACAGACATCGATGGCTCCGATGAAGAGCGGGACGCCGGTGGATTGACCGAGCATGTTGCCGTGCTCATCCATCAAGGCGACGGCACTGTCTTTGCCTTCATAGATGATCGCCGAATGGGCGGAGCGCCACAGCGAGGCATTCATATCCTCGGCGCAGGAGATGACGAAGTTACGGACGACTTCGGTGGTAATCGGATCGGCGGTGCTCATGCGGCGTCCTCCTTCACAAGGCTCATATGGCCGCCATCAATCAACTGGGCGGTCCAGCCCGGGGGCAGCAACGTGGTCGATGTGACTTCTTCGATGATGGCGGGACCAGAGACGGCATCGCCGTCGCCGATGCTGTTGCGGTCGATGATCGCGGTCGATACGTGGCTGCCGCCGAACCAGACGTCGCGCTCGCGCGCGGGGCGCGGCTCTGCCCGCTCGGGCGGAGCATTTTCGGGGCGATCCAGACGACCGAGCGCCGCGAGCCGGATATTGGCCATCTCGACCCGGTTCTCCGGCGAGTTATGACCATACTGCCGTTCATAAGCCGCGTCGAAATCGGCCCGGATCTTGTCCATGTCGATCGGGCCATCATCAAGCTGGATCGTGAGCACGTATTCTTGGCCGTAATAGCGGAAGTCGATTGCCCGCTCGATGCCGACACGGTCCTTATCGATCCCCTCTTCGGCCAGAAAGGCGAGGCCCTTTTCTGCGAGGCCGTCGAAGGCATCTTCAATGCTCTTGGCCTCAATCTGATCCCAGAAACTGTAGAGCGTTTCCTTGAAATCGTGCCGCACATCCGTTTGCAACATGCCCCAGGCGGAGAATGCGCCGGGGTGGACGGGAATAATGACTTCGCTGATTTCCAGCTCTTCGGCCAGGGCAGCCGCCTGCGCGGGGCCGGCCCCACCAAACGCCACCAAGGAGAACTCGCGCGGGTCGATGCCGCGCTGAATGGTGATGGTGCGGATCGCGTCGGCCATCTTGGCGTTGACGATATCGATCACCCCTTGCGCCATCTCTTCGGCATTCATGCCGAAGTCGGCGCCGAGTTTGGCGAGGGCGTCCGCCGCGGCGTCGCGGTCGAGGGCCATCTCACCGCCAGAGAAATTGGCGCCATCGATCCGACCAAGGACGAGGTTGGCATCGGAGACGACTGGTTCTGTTCCGCCCAGCCCATAACATACCGGCCCTGGTTTGGACCCGGCCGATTGCAGGCCGACACGCAACGCGCCCGCCTCTTTCCAGGCGATGGAGCCGCCACCCGCACCGATGACGTGGATATCAACCACGGACATCTGGATTGGCAGGCCTTCCAGCATCGCTTCATTCGAGGTTGAGGGTAGCCCGTCGATGACCAACGAGGCATCGAAAGAGGTGCCGCCCATATCGACGCAGATCAGGTTCGGCCGCCCGGTCGCCGCCGAGAGCGCTTTACCACCAATGGCGCCGCCAACCGGCCCCGACAACAGCGTCTGGAAGCGGGGTTTCCGATGCGGTGGTTGCCGTCATGACGCCGCCATTAGACTCCATCACGTGCAGCCGCCGCCCGCGGGGAGCCGGTCGCCCATCTCTGCCTGAAGTGTCGAGATGTATTTGCGGACAACTGGCGCGAGATAGGCGTCGGTGACCGTTGTCGAGGTGCGTTCAAACTCCCGCCATTCTGGCGAGACGTGATGCGACAGGACGATCTGTACGCCCGGCAAGCGTTCCTGCAGATAGTCACGAGCGGCCAATTCATGCGCTGAATTGTTAAAGGAAAAGAGCAGGGAGACGGCAATCGCCTCGTAATTCTCGGTTGCGCATGCCTCGACCACCTTGTCGAGGTCCGACAGGCGCAGCGGCTCCAATTCATCCCCATTTGCGGCGATGCGCCCGGCAACCGTGTAGGTATGCTCAAGGGAGGCGAGCGGTTCGGGCTTGTTCCATTGGATCGAGAATATCTCGCCCCGATCATTGCCCTGGATCGTATAGATGTCGCGGAAGTTTTCGTTGGTCACCAGGGCGACCTTGGACCCCCGCCGCGTCAGCAACGCGTTGAGGCCAACTGTCGTACCGTGAACAAAGAAGGCCATCGCGCCATCGTCGCCCAATATCTGATCGATGCCTTTGAGAACGGCCAGCGCGGGGTTGTCAGGGGTCGACAAAATCTTCGTCGCCCCGCAGCGCCCCGTTTCGACGTCTTGGTAGACAATATCTGTGAATGTGCCGCCAATATCAGCGGACACGCGATAGCTTTTACTCATGATTGCTGCCTTTCGGATGACCTGGCGGAGCGTGGACCGACGCCCCACCGTAAAGTGACGATCACTGTTCCCATTCACCGGTGAATTCTGGATTGGCATCGAGAACTTCGATGTCGATCATCGCTTGAACGGGCCCTTCCTCATCCATGTTGATCGCTTGAGTGACGGGGGCGCCTTCGATTGCATTGGCGATCTGTTCCATCGCCAGGGCCCCCATCGTCTTAGGGAAATAGGCCAGCGTGGAATCCCACCGACCTTCACGGATCGCGTCAATTGCGATAGCGGCCGCGCCGCCGCCCGACAAATACAAATCCGCCGGGTTCATGCCGGCTGCTTCCAGTGCAATCTCGACGCCGACAA includes:
- a CDS encoding hydantoinase/oxoprolinase N-terminal domain-containing protein; its protein translation is MSKSYRVSADIGGTFTDIVYQDVETGRCGATKILSTPDNPALAVLKGIDQILGDDGAMAFFVHGTTVGLNALLTRRGSKVALVTNENFRDIYTIQGNDRGEIFSIQWNKPEPLASLEHTYTVAGRIAANGDELEPLRLSDLDKVVEACATENYEAIAVSLLFSFNNSAHELAARDYLQERLPGVQIVLSHHVSPEWREFERTSTTVTDAYLAPVVRKYISTLQAEMGDRLPAGGGCT
- a CDS encoding substrate-binding domain-containing protein, with protein sequence MAGATTQAEEVVEYCADHDPCNVVVMIGARIFPFDNLRLETFETVLAAHDNIEIVAVGEGYYAPDPSLQAMTDILQVHPDVDVVLSNADQHLVGVEIALEAAGMNPADLYLSGGGAAAIAIDAIREGRWDSTLAYFPKTMGALAMEQIANAIEGAPVTQAINMDEEGPVQAMIDIEVLDANPEFTGEWEQ